Proteins from one Deinococcus actinosclerus genomic window:
- a CDS encoding WGR domain-containing protein, with amino-acid sequence MSVTYLEYSDPNGAEHKFYEVTVDGADLTVRYGRIGTDGQTQRKTFPSPEKAQAEADKKLREKRRKGYEDAVQGVRQKREVVRRTFTETRSTTRQGAPLLWKFDTKATAFGIFAGDDQVWVGNEAGQVHALSPDGEVQRSFTLPDGVKCLVRDDRWTFAGCDDGNVYDLSGKLPFVAYEVEGSAALLWLDIHAGTLAASDWDGNVFAFDAESDQQWANVATGGKMGWMVRVDDRGVYYGHSAGVGMYDRTSGLPLWQAKTRGGVLFGWQDGQDLYAGTTQNLIQRFTKAGEHVQDYACDAAVLSCATSPGGEYVFAGDSGSAVYCFTRTGERLWKLGSGVGGALSMQYSGGRLYLVTSRGTLAALDASPEAIQAAQRGEAPAPRDVKLAAAAQVSAPLTQLAVTADSGQGVRLVCERDGTRLRVRPTTPGYHAWNVQFPRNLREAGATYLVDDLVDAGGFYRVVGDIRRVG; translated from the coding sequence ATGTCTGTAACATATCTGGAGTATTCAGATCCGAACGGAGCTGAGCACAAGTTCTACGAGGTGACGGTGGACGGCGCCGACCTGACCGTCCGCTACGGCCGCATCGGCACCGACGGACAGACCCAGCGCAAGACCTTCCCCAGCCCCGAGAAGGCCCAGGCGGAAGCCGACAAGAAACTCCGGGAAAAACGCCGCAAGGGCTACGAGGACGCCGTGCAGGGCGTGCGCCAGAAACGCGAGGTGGTGCGGCGCACCTTCACCGAGACCCGCTCCACCACCCGCCAGGGCGCGCCGCTGCTGTGGAAGTTCGACACGAAAGCCACCGCGTTCGGCATCTTCGCGGGCGACGATCAGGTCTGGGTGGGCAACGAGGCCGGGCAGGTGCACGCCCTGAGCCCCGACGGCGAGGTGCAGCGCTCCTTCACCCTGCCCGACGGCGTGAAGTGCCTCGTGCGCGACGACCGCTGGACCTTCGCGGGCTGCGACGACGGGAACGTGTACGACCTGAGCGGCAAACTCCCATTCGTGGCGTACGAGGTCGAGGGCAGCGCCGCGCTCCTGTGGCTGGACATCCACGCGGGCACCCTGGCCGCCAGCGACTGGGACGGCAACGTGTTCGCCTTCGACGCCGAGAGCGACCAGCAGTGGGCGAACGTCGCCACCGGCGGCAAGATGGGCTGGATGGTCCGCGTGGACGACCGGGGCGTGTACTACGGGCACTCGGCGGGCGTAGGCATGTACGACCGCACCAGCGGCCTCCCGCTGTGGCAGGCAAAGACGCGCGGCGGCGTGCTGTTCGGCTGGCAGGACGGCCAGGATCTGTACGCGGGCACCACCCAGAACCTCATCCAGCGCTTCACGAAGGCGGGCGAGCACGTGCAGGACTACGCCTGCGACGCCGCCGTGCTGTCCTGCGCCACCAGCCCCGGCGGGGAGTACGTGTTCGCCGGGGACAGCGGCAGCGCCGTGTACTGCTTCACCCGCACCGGCGAGCGCCTGTGGAAGCTGGGCAGCGGGGTGGGCGGGGCCCTGAGCATGCAGTACTCGGGCGGGCGGCTGTACCTCGTGACCTCGCGCGGCACCCTGGCCGCCCTGGACGCCAGCCCCGAGGCGATCCAGGCCGCGCAGCGCGGCGAGGCCCCCGCCCCCCGCGACGTGAAACTCGCCGCGGCCGCGCAGGTCAGCGCGCCCCTGACGCAGCTGGCCGTCACCGCCGACAGCGGCCAGGGCGTGCGGCTGGTCTGCGAGCGTGACGGCACCCGCCTGCGCGTGCGCCCCACCACCCCCGGGTATCACGCGTGGAACGTGCAGTTCCCCCGCAACCTCCGCGAGGCGGGCGCGACGTACCTCGTGGACGACCTCGTGGACGCCGGGGGCTTCTACCGCGTGGTGGGCGACATCCGCCGCGTCGGGTAA
- a CDS encoding winged helix-turn-helix domain-containing protein, whose product MPATPDTRHPPEALHVTTPAQADALMDFTYGARLLEQFLTPATASSAAHALNEPANRVTYHVRKLRDCGLLRVAGQRGKRVQYVAAARTFHVPRTLVQLDEPLTVIGPAMREITAAYAHAILDWQARQGYPATGDDLTIHLGRGAPDTRTDTGAFAPAMRLRTVQLSPQQYRAAQDAINDILDRLNTDEPGETEDTRTSTFVLMTFRGQLHLN is encoded by the coding sequence ATGCCCGCCACACCCGACACCCGACACCCACCCGAGGCCCTGCACGTCACGACCCCCGCCCAGGCCGACGCCCTGATGGACTTCACGTACGGCGCGCGCCTCCTCGAACAGTTCCTGACGCCCGCCACCGCCAGCAGCGCCGCCCACGCCCTGAACGAGCCCGCCAACCGCGTCACCTACCACGTCCGCAAGCTGCGTGATTGCGGCCTGCTGCGCGTCGCCGGGCAGCGCGGCAAACGCGTGCAGTACGTCGCGGCTGCCCGCACCTTCCACGTCCCGCGCACCCTGGTCCAGCTTGACGAACCGCTGACTGTCATCGGCCCCGCCATGCGAGAGATCACCGCTGCCTACGCCCACGCCATCCTCGACTGGCAGGCCCGTCAGGGCTACCCCGCCACCGGGGACGACCTCACCATCCACCTGGGCCGCGGCGCGCCCGACACCCGCACCGACACCGGTGCCTTCGCGCCCGCCATGCGCCTGCGCACCGTGCAGCTCAGCCCGCAGCAGTACCGCGCCGCACAGGACGCCATCAACGACATCCTCGACCGCCTGAACACCGACGAACCGGGAGAGACCGAAGACACGCGGACGAGCACCTTCGTCCTCATGACCTTCAGAGGTCAGCTGCACCTGAACTGA
- a CDS encoding iron-siderophore ABC transporter substrate-binding protein, with protein sequence MPTRTTLLTLTAVLGSAALTASAATYPQTVTHAAGTTTIPRQPLRVVALGPHALDLLLSIGVQPVGYGEASTFLKTPAFGSPIRDIKYLGSRVTSAPVNVGDRFNPNLEILTSLRPDLIVGETYAANVYPQLSRIAPTLLLDGIDRGAWQKTLPTLARVLNREAAYRAALTTYNKGVQATRAQLTAFGKKRVLVVWTAGGDARNTFTISGSDDWTGGLLRDVGLNVIDGQKKDAVVSVEGLAALDPDAVIVLAAGTSTPTRARAEWTAGAITSRLRASQAGQVYFFDYHLFRRIRGPIAAQLVERELLRALR encoded by the coding sequence ATGCCCACACGAACCACCCTCCTGACCCTCACCGCCGTCCTGGGCAGCGCCGCCCTGACTGCCAGCGCCGCCACGTACCCCCAGACCGTCACGCACGCTGCCGGTACGACCACCATCCCCAGACAGCCGCTGCGGGTCGTGGCGCTCGGCCCGCACGCGCTGGACCTGCTGCTGTCCATCGGCGTGCAGCCCGTCGGCTACGGCGAGGCCTCCACGTTCCTGAAAACCCCAGCGTTCGGTTCGCCCATCCGCGACATCAAGTACCTGGGCAGCCGCGTGACCAGCGCGCCCGTGAACGTCGGCGACCGCTTCAACCCGAACCTCGAGATCCTGACCTCCCTGCGCCCGGACCTGATCGTCGGCGAGACGTACGCCGCGAACGTGTACCCGCAGCTCAGCCGCATCGCGCCCACGCTGCTGCTCGACGGCATCGACCGTGGCGCCTGGCAGAAGACGCTGCCCACCCTGGCCCGCGTCCTGAACCGCGAGGCCGCCTACCGCGCCGCGCTGACCACCTACAACAAGGGCGTGCAGGCCACCCGCGCGCAGCTGACCGCGTTCGGCAAGAAGCGCGTGCTGGTCGTGTGGACGGCCGGAGGGGACGCCCGCAACACCTTCACGATCAGCGGCAGCGACGACTGGACCGGCGGCCTGCTGCGCGACGTGGGCCTGAACGTCATCGACGGCCAGAAGAAGGACGCCGTGGTCAGCGTGGAGGGGCTCGCGGCCCTGGACCCGGACGCCGTGATCGTCCTCGCGGCGGGCACCAGCACGCCCACCCGCGCCCGCGCCGAGTGGACCGCCGGGGCGATCACCAGCCGCCTGCGCGCCAGTCAGGCCGGGCAGGTGTACTTCTTCGACTACCACCTGTTCCGCCGCATCCGCGGCCCCATCGCCGCGCAACTCGTCGAGCGGGAACTGCTCCGGGCGCTGCGCTGA
- a CDS encoding S9 family peptidase, giving the protein MTSAPRAARKGVLHDIHGVQRADDYHWLKTQGKADPEVLAYLSAENAHLDAVMAPLRDTQAAIYRELLSHVQEQDDQPEVVRGAYAYFQRTLEGQAHAIFMRRPLAGGPEETLLDLNALKVREGLENVWVYRAVPSPDGRLWAYLLDTTGQEVFELRVLDTATGELAGAPLTGLSGWVLDWNAAGTGLYYATDDATQRPDSIWRHTLGQPQAQDERLLHEPDPTFRVAALTTEDGGTLRLISQSNMAQEWWALDTAQDGAQPTLLLPRERGTEVPVLTGAGDHWLALTNHGGAEEFKLVRFPKGEGALNWADAQDVLPYDPARHLTGLHLFRHHLLLAGREGGFTRLWVLARTPGGYGPARRVEFPEDSVTVRIGANHVFDAGSARIVFTSLTRPTEHLDLDLNTLDRTLVKATPVPGYDADLYVSEQTWITAPDGERVPVSLLRRRDTHLPAPTLLYGYGSYGFSMDPAFSIARLPLVDRGWVYATAHVRGGSELGRRWYDAGRLAHKMNTFTDFVAAGEALKVDGTARELVAMGRSAGGLLMGAALNLRPDLWTAVFPGVPFVDVLSTMLDDSIPLTTNEYDEWGNPNHADQYAVMAAYSPYDNLKAARYPHLFISTGLNDPRVAYWEPAKFAARVRDLAQPGSGVTVLKTIMGAGHGGSSSRYEYLNEIAEEYAFALAAVDGTLPTPDAP; this is encoded by the coding sequence ATGACCTCCGCACCCCGCGCTGCCCGCAAGGGCGTCCTGCACGATATTCACGGCGTCCAGCGCGCTGACGACTACCACTGGCTGAAAACGCAGGGCAAGGCCGACCCCGAGGTGCTGGCGTACCTGAGCGCCGAGAACGCCCACCTGGACGCCGTGATGGCCCCGCTGCGGGATACGCAGGCGGCGATCTACCGGGAACTGCTGTCGCACGTGCAGGAGCAGGACGACCAGCCGGAGGTCGTGCGCGGCGCGTACGCGTACTTCCAGCGCACCCTGGAGGGGCAGGCGCACGCGATCTTCATGCGCCGCCCCCTGGCGGGCGGGCCCGAGGAGACCCTGCTGGACCTGAACGCCCTGAAGGTCCGCGAGGGTCTGGAGAACGTGTGGGTGTACCGCGCGGTGCCCAGCCCGGACGGGCGGCTGTGGGCGTACCTGCTCGACACGACCGGGCAGGAGGTCTTCGAGCTGCGCGTGCTCGACACCGCGACGGGTGAACTGGCCGGGGCGCCCCTGACCGGCCTGAGTGGCTGGGTGCTCGACTGGAACGCGGCGGGCACGGGGCTGTACTACGCCACCGACGACGCCACGCAGCGCCCGGACTCGATCTGGCGGCACACGCTGGGGCAGCCGCAGGCGCAGGACGAGCGGCTGCTGCACGAACCGGACCCCACCTTCCGCGTGGCCGCCCTGACGACCGAGGACGGCGGCACGCTGCGGCTGATCAGCCAGAGCAACATGGCGCAGGAGTGGTGGGCGCTGGACACCGCGCAGGACGGCGCGCAACCCACGCTGCTCCTCCCGCGTGAACGCGGCACTGAGGTCCCTGTCCTGACGGGCGCCGGGGACCACTGGCTGGCCCTGACGAACCACGGGGGGGCCGAGGAATTCAAACTCGTGCGCTTCCCGAAAGGGGAGGGCGCGCTGAACTGGGCCGACGCGCAGGACGTCCTCCCGTACGACCCGGCGCGGCACCTGACCGGCCTGCACCTCTTCCGCCACCACCTGCTGCTCGCTGGGCGCGAGGGGGGCTTCACGCGCCTGTGGGTGCTGGCCCGCACGCCCGGCGGATACGGCCCGGCCCGCCGCGTCGAGTTTCCCGAGGACAGCGTCACCGTCCGCATCGGCGCGAACCACGTGTTCGACGCGGGCAGCGCGCGGATCGTGTTCACCAGCCTCACCCGGCCCACCGAGCACCTCGACCTTGACCTGAATACCCTGGACCGGACGCTGGTGAAGGCCACGCCGGTCCCCGGCTACGACGCCGATCTGTACGTCAGCGAGCAGACCTGGATCACCGCGCCCGACGGCGAGCGCGTCCCCGTGAGCCTGCTGCGGCGCCGGGACACCCACCTGCCCGCGCCGACGCTGCTGTACGGCTACGGCAGTTACGGCTTCAGCATGGATCCCGCGTTCTCCATCGCGCGCCTGCCGCTGGTGGACCGCGGCTGGGTGTACGCCACCGCGCACGTCCGGGGCGGGTCCGAACTGGGCCGCCGCTGGTACGACGCCGGACGACTGGCGCACAAGATGAACACCTTCACCGACTTCGTCGCCGCCGGGGAGGCCCTCAAGGTGGACGGCACCGCGCGCGAGCTGGTCGCCATGGGCCGCAGCGCGGGCGGCCTGCTCATGGGCGCCGCCCTGAACCTGCGCCCCGACCTGTGGACCGCCGTGTTCCCCGGCGTGCCCTTCGTGGACGTGCTGAGCACCATGCTCGACGACAGCATCCCGCTGACCACCAACGAGTACGACGAGTGGGGCAACCCCAACCACGCCGATCAGTACGCCGTGATGGCCGCGTACAGCCCCTACGACAACCTCAAGGCCGCGCGGTACCCGCACCTGTTCATCAGCACCGGCCTGAACGACCCGCGCGTGGCGTACTGGGAACCCGCCAAGTTCGCCGCCCGCGTGCGCGACCTCGCGCAGCCCGGCAGCGGCGTGACCGTCCTGAAGACCATCATGGGCGCCGGGCACGGCGGGTCCAGCAGCCGCTACGAGTACCTCAACGAGATCGCCGAGGAGTACGCCTTCGCGCTGGCCGCGGTGGACGGCACCCTGCCCACCCCGGACGCCCCATGA
- a CDS encoding alpha/beta fold hydrolase produces MIIPAADGTPLFVQQRGEGHPLILLHGLGSHSGWLDADLHHLAGTRRVIAPDSRGHGRSGRPANFTLADHVSDVLAVMDALGIPQADVMGTSMGSYVAQALATTHPERVSRLVLVVPKASGQTSGTAALMARHEDELRDLTPQEVQAFLLERMFAPGTPQAIRAEVARRTADDHASGLAQTPEQAEAARRALERFDFRPGLPRVTAPTLILSGAHDPLNPPPAGAEIAALLPHARQEVLAHSGHFPALEEAGRYRALVDAFLGEEGVGVGSG; encoded by the coding sequence ATGATCATCCCCGCCGCCGACGGCACCCCGCTGTTCGTGCAGCAGCGGGGCGAGGGGCACCCCCTGATCCTCCTGCACGGCCTGGGCAGCCACAGCGGCTGGCTGGACGCCGACCTGCACCACCTCGCCGGGACGCGGCGCGTGATCGCCCCCGACAGTCGCGGGCACGGCCGCTCGGGCCGCCCCGCGAACTTCACGCTGGCCGATCACGTCAGTGACGTGCTGGCCGTCATGGACGCCCTGGGCATCCCGCAGGCGGACGTGATGGGCACCAGCATGGGCAGCTACGTGGCGCAGGCCCTCGCCACCACTCACCCGGAGCGCGTCTCGCGGCTGGTCCTGGTCGTCCCGAAGGCCAGCGGGCAGACCAGCGGCACCGCCGCCCTGATGGCCCGGCACGAGGATGAACTGCGGGACCTGACCCCGCAGGAGGTGCAGGCCTTCCTGCTGGAGCGCATGTTCGCCCCCGGCACCCCGCAGGCCATCCGGGCCGAGGTCGCCCGCCGCACCGCCGACGACCACGCGAGCGGACTGGCCCAGACGCCGGAACAGGCCGAGGCTGCCCGCCGCGCCCTGGAACGCTTCGATTTCCGGCCCGGCCTGCCCCGCGTCACCGCCCCCACCCTGATCCTCAGCGGCGCGCACGACCCCCTCAACCCTCCCCCCGCCGGAGCGGAGATCGCCGCCCTGCTGCCCCACGCCCGTCAGGAGGTCCTCGCCCACAGCGGGCACTTCCCCGCGCTGGAGGAGGCGGGGCGGTACCGCGCGCTGGTGGACGCCTTCCTGGGGGAGGAGGGAGTGGGGGTGGGTAGTGGCTGA
- a CDS encoding OsmC family protein has translation MADIARKAMAHWEGDLKHGKGTVSTESGVLDGAQYSFGTRFENGKGTNPEELLASAHAGCFTMQLSALLANHGHTVESLDTQATCEMVKDGAGFKVSAMKLVVRGKVTGSDQADFEAHVKQAADMCPMSQVMKGNVEITHEAILE, from the coding sequence ATGGCAGATATCGCACGCAAGGCAATGGCCCACTGGGAAGGCGACCTCAAGCACGGCAAGGGCACCGTGAGCACCGAGAGCGGCGTGCTGGACGGCGCGCAGTACTCGTTCGGCACCCGCTTCGAGAACGGCAAGGGCACCAACCCCGAAGAACTCCTGGCCAGCGCGCACGCCGGGTGCTTCACCATGCAGCTCTCGGCGCTGCTCGCCAATCACGGCCACACGGTCGAGTCCCTGGACACCCAGGCCACCTGCGAGATGGTCAAGGACGGCGCGGGCTTCAAGGTCAGCGCCATGAAACTCGTGGTGCGCGGCAAGGTCACGGGCAGCGACCAGGCCGACTTCGAGGCGCACGTCAAGCAGGCCGCCGACATGTGCCCCATGAGTCAGGTCATGAAGGGCAACGTCGAGATCACCCACGAAGCCATCCTGGAATAA
- a CDS encoding M12 family metallopeptidase — protein sequence MRVASALLVVSLVLAACSSSPTPDARTTPEKAPATLILPDGSTQQVMGFKQDGYLMLEDDIILADLSSAKVGEQGTYVVDTRYRWTGRTIPYTFAANVPQAIRDRVAAAASTIRSTTNVIVTPRTTQSNYVEITYNTGTSCASSLGMVGGRQTLTLADRCTTGSIIHEFGHAMGLFHEQTRPDRDRYVKIIWANIPADWQSQYQIRSGSAGYGAYDFDSIMHYPAFFDGKIAIQPLDSSVDLNRMGQRNGFSGTDVGNVNFMYPR from the coding sequence ATGCGCGTCGCGTCTGCTCTGCTCGTCGTCTCCCTCGTCCTCGCCGCCTGTAGCTCGTCTCCCACCCCGGACGCCCGCACGACCCCCGAGAAGGCCCCCGCGACCCTGATCCTGCCCGACGGTTCGACGCAGCAGGTCATGGGCTTCAAGCAGGACGGGTACCTGATGCTCGAGGACGACATCATCCTCGCGGACCTCAGCAGCGCCAAAGTCGGCGAGCAGGGCACGTACGTCGTGGACACCCGCTACCGCTGGACGGGCCGCACCATTCCGTACACCTTCGCCGCGAACGTCCCCCAGGCGATCCGTGACCGCGTGGCGGCCGCCGCCTCCACGATCCGCTCGACCACGAACGTGATCGTCACGCCGCGCACCACGCAGAGCAACTACGTGGAGATCACGTACAACACCGGCACGAGCTGCGCGTCCAGCCTGGGCATGGTGGGCGGCCGTCAGACCCTGACCCTGGCCGACCGCTGCACGACCGGCTCGATCATCCACGAGTTCGGGCACGCCATGGGCCTGTTCCACGAGCAGACCCGCCCCGACCGCGACAGGTACGTGAAGATCATCTGGGCGAACATCCCCGCCGACTGGCAGAGCCAGTACCAGATCCGCAGCGGCAGCGCCGGGTACGGCGCGTACGACTTCGACTCGATCATGCACTACCCGGCCTTCTTCGACGGGAAGATCGCCATCCAGCCGCTCGACAGCAGCGTGGACCTCAACCGCATGGGGCAGCGCAACGGCTTCTCGGGCACGGACGTGGGCAACGTCAACTTCATGTACCCGCGCTGA
- a CDS encoding acylphosphatase: MRLTALITGTVQGVGYRRYVQRYARDLNLAGYAENLSDGRVEVVAEGHKDDLARLLHWLRRGPPHARVQDVQTQQSEATGLKDFHLY, encoded by the coding sequence ATGCGCCTGACCGCCCTCATCACCGGTACCGTGCAGGGCGTCGGCTACCGACGCTACGTGCAACGCTACGCCCGCGACCTGAACCTCGCCGGGTACGCCGAGAACCTCAGCGACGGCCGCGTCGAGGTCGTCGCCGAGGGCCACAAGGACGACCTCGCGCGGCTGCTGCACTGGCTGCGGCGCGGCCCACCGCACGCCCGCGTGCAAGACGTCCAGACCCAGCAGAGCGAGGCCACCGGCCTGAAGGACTTCCACCTGTACTGA
- a CDS encoding alpha/beta hydrolase, with amino-acid sequence MHNEAWTIPGAPVEGYLWRAASPRAALLLSHGFGEYAGRYVERYHRLIPTLADAGISVYAYDQRSHGKSPGRQAVADLNVLVEDHLKARDALRTQDLPVFALGHSMGGLVTAASAARDPRGLRGVILSSPALLVGENEPAWLRRLAPVIARLAPGLKTSDLGTGGLSRLPDEVAAYEADPVMYHGNVPALTGATMLGLSGRLWPEYARWTLPTLILHGTADRITDPRGSQRFHDTIASTDRTLHMVEGGYHELLNDEPREEVRQVILDWLRARLP; translated from the coding sequence ATGCACAACGAAGCGTGGACGATACCGGGCGCGCCGGTCGAGGGGTACCTGTGGCGGGCGGCCAGCCCGAGGGCGGCGCTGCTGCTGTCGCACGGGTTCGGGGAGTACGCGGGCCGCTACGTGGAGCGCTACCACCGCCTGATTCCCACGCTGGCCGACGCCGGGATCAGCGTGTACGCCTACGATCAGCGCAGCCACGGGAAATCCCCGGGGCGGCAGGCGGTCGCGGACCTGAACGTGCTCGTGGAGGATCACCTGAAAGCCCGCGACGCCCTGCGGACGCAGGACCTGCCGGTGTTCGCGCTGGGGCACTCCATGGGCGGGCTGGTCACGGCGGCCAGCGCGGCCCGTGATCCGCGCGGCCTGCGCGGCGTGATCCTGTCCAGCCCGGCGCTGCTGGTGGGGGAGAACGAACCGGCGTGGCTCCGGCGGCTCGCGCCGGTGATCGCGCGCCTTGCGCCGGGCCTGAAGACCAGCGACCTCGGCACCGGCGGCCTCTCGCGCCTGCCCGACGAGGTCGCCGCGTACGAGGCCGACCCGGTCATGTACCACGGGAACGTCCCGGCCCTGACCGGCGCCACCATGCTGGGCCTGAGCGGCCGCCTGTGGCCCGAGTACGCCCGCTGGACGCTGCCCACCCTGATCCTGCACGGCACGGCCGACAGGATCACGGACCCGCGCGGCAGTCAGCGGTTTCACGACACGATCGCGTCCACCGACAGGACCCTGCACATGGTCGAGGGGGGCTACCACGAACTCCTGAACGACGAGCCGCGCGAGGAGGTCCGGCAGGTGATTCTCGACTGGCTGCGGGCCAGACTGCCCTGA